The nucleotide sequence GGGACGGGCCGGATGCACCAGCAGGTAAAAATTGCGGGCCAGGGTAACCATTTCTCAGGCAAGATCAATCTATCCCAATTGCCTGCCGGAACCTACTTTCTGGAAATCAGGCAGGGTGGCGAGCGAGCGGTTCGGAAGGTGCTGAAGATAAATTAATTGGATTGCGGCCTGGTGAGATAGTGGACACCGGGAGGTCGTTTTGCGGAGTGCGCAGCTAACCTGTTTAGTTGCGCACTTTTCGTTTAAACAAGAATGTGCATTTGAGTAATACTGCTTAGAAACGAAGCTGCCTAAACCGGAACACCGCTGGGCACTAAACCCTTATTAGAAATAGAAAATATTTTTGTTTACTATTTCAATAATAAGTATATAGTGAGTATATATTTGTGGTTTGAATATTGCTAGTGATTATAATATGTTCTTAACTAATAAACATCCAATTTGATATATGAATCAATACAAAATCCTGAGTAGCTCTAATAGAAAAGATAGCTAATCGAAAATACAGCTCTCTACGGGAAGCAGTAGTCTCGATGCTCTGACCTATTTCCCCGGAGGCAATTCTGTCTTAGCCACTATTAACGTTCAACAACATGGCAAAAGTCTCTCCGATAAACGACCTGCCTCTTATTTCACTGATTACAGTCAACTATAATCAGGCGCAGGTTACCTGCGATTTGCTGGAGTCGATTCGGGGCCTTACGTACCCTCATTTTGAAGTCATAGTTGTTGATAACGGGTCCCGCGAAGATCCTACTGAGCGTATTCTACAGGGCAATTATCCGAACGTAAGCGTAATCGTCAGTGCGGAGAACCTGGGGTTCTCGGGCGGTAATAACCTGGGGATTCGTCATGCGCGGGGCGACTATTATTTTCTGCTCAACAACGACACGATTGTTACGCCCGATTTGCTGGAACAGTTACTGGAGCCATTCCGTCTCGACCCGACGGTGGGAGTCAGCTGTCCTAAAATTCGTTTCTATGACCGGCCGAACACCATCCAGTACGCTGGCTACCACCCGCTGAGTGCATACACCGGCCGGACCTGGGCCATTGGATTGATGGAAACCGACCAGGGACAGTATGAGCAGCCGGGGCCAACCTGGTTTGCTCACGGCGCGGCCATGCTGGTGAGTCGGGCCGTGCTGAAGCGGGCCGGTTACCTGGACGAAAGCTTTTTTCTGTATTACGAAGAACTCGACTGGTCCATGCGTATCCGGCAGGCAGGATTCAGGATCTATTATCAGCCGAAAGCCCTGATTTACCACCGCGAATCCATGAGCGTTGGCAAGGAAAATCCGATGAGGGTGTACTACCATACCCGTAACCGTCTGTGGTTCATGCGCCGGAATGTATCGGGGCTGCCTCTGCTGGTTTTTTACCTGTACTATCTTGGCCTGGCTGTCCCTAAGGCGCTAGTCTACTACACGGTACGCGGGCAACGATCGTATCTCAATGCGGTCAAAGCCGCCCTCATCTGGAATTTGAAACATTCAGTCAAGCCCCCTCTGTCTACGGCTTCGCCCGTAACAATAGCGGTCTGAGCAGCACCACAGGAATAATGGAAAGAAACCACAACTAATTAACGCAGATACCGGCAATGACTTCGCCCAACTTTATCTTGAACAGGCACTTAGGTAGAGGCCAATTCTGGCTGTATACTCTCCTGGGAGGGGTATATACCGTTGCGTCGGGTTGCCTGGTCAGCAAAATGGGCATGCCGGGCGCTCTGATGGCGGTTGTGGCGCCTGTCGCGTTCCTGCTGGTTTTGCTGGTACTGATGGAGCCACGCTGGGGCTTGTTGCTGTATGTGCAGCTCAGTTTTATGCTGGGCTTTACGCGCTTTATACAGACCGACGTGCCGGTTGGCCTGCTGATCGACGGGCTGTTGGTCTTAACGGTATTCAGCCTGTTTCTGAACGGACAGCGCATGGAATGGCAACGATTACGCAGCCTGACGTTTACACTGATCGCCCTTTGGTTACTGTACACGCTGATCGAACTGATCAACCCCGAAGCGCCCTACCGACCGGCCTGGTTTTACCACGTCCGGCCATTCTCCCTGCACTGGTTTCTGGTAGCCTGTATCATTCTGGTCGTGCCACTCACCCGGCGGGACGTTCAGATTTTTGTGAACACCTGGCTGATCTGGTCGTTTTTAGCCGCGCTCTGGGCGTTTAAGCAGCATTATCTGGGCCTGACCCCCGCTGAGGTCGACTGGCTGAACAGCGGCTTCAATGCCCGAACGCACATGCTCTTCGGGCAACTGCGGTGCTTCTCGTTTTATTCGGATGCGGCTCAGTTTGGCGCCGAAATGGCGGGGGTAACGCTGGTTGCACTCATCCGGGTTTTTGAAGAGAGAAAGCCCCTTATAAAAGGCGCGTATGTCCTGCTAACGCTGGTTTTCTTCTGGGGCTATGCCGTTTCGGGAACCCGTAGCGCCTTGTTTGTTCTGGCTGCCGGATTTGTGTTTTATCTGCTGCTGAAGCGCGATGTGCCCAAACTCCTTGTAGGCATGGCGCTGGCTGTCCCTTTGTTTTTGCTGCTGATGTACACCAGCGTCGGGAGTTCCAATTATCAGGTGCAGCGAATGCGGTCGGCCCTGACCCCCATGAACGATCCCTCTTTCCTGCTCCGGCTGCAAAATCAGGAGAAACTAAAGACCTATCTGCAGGATCTGCCCTTTGGCGCCGGTATCGGTACGTCGACGGATATGGGTGCGCGGTTTTCGCCCTGGCACTGGGCCGCCCAGATTCCACCCGATAGCTGGTACGTTGAGCTTTGGATTGAAACCGGCTGGGTTGGGGTCACCCTATACATTTTGATGCTGCTGGGACTGGTGGGTATTGGTAGTTATAGGGTCTGGCAGTTAAAAGACCCCTGGCTCAGTATGGTCATGTATGGATTCCTGGCTGAATTCGTCGGGATAGCGCTCATGGGCTATTCGAATCCAGTGCTGGGTCAGTTTCCGACCAGTAGTGTGATTTTCATCAGTACCATCCTGGTGGCTACCTGCAACCGCTGGGATACCGCTCCGGCAGCACAGAATACCGTAACCGAATCGTCTATCCCGCCTAAGCCAGATTGGTATGAAGCAATTTGACAGTATCGTCTGTATTACACAAACCCAATGGTCCGGCGACTTCCAGAAGGCCGTTGTGCAGCTCATGACGGAGTTATCGGCCAGTCACCGGGTTCTGGTTGTCGATTACCTGTATACCCTCAAAGACCTGGCGACGGGACGTAAGGATTTGCCCATCTGGAAAGTGGTGCGGGTGAGCGACCCCTTAGTCAGAATAGAAACTGAACATGGCGGAGAGCTATATGTGTGGACTCCTCCGCTGATGATGCCCATCAACTGGCTATCCCCTAAATCGCACGATCAGTTGCTGGGCTGGAACATCAACCAGCTGACAACCAGCCTGAAGGAAGTCATGCGGCAGTTGGGGATACACAAGCCATTAGTCATCAATGCGTATAACCCGGTGTATGGATTACCCCTGCTGGGGAAGCTAAATGAGTGCGCCACGAT is from Spirosoma taeanense and encodes:
- a CDS encoding glycosyltransferase family 2 protein, translated to MAKVSPINDLPLISLITVNYNQAQVTCDLLESIRGLTYPHFEVIVVDNGSREDPTERILQGNYPNVSVIVSAENLGFSGGNNLGIRHARGDYYFLLNNDTIVTPDLLEQLLEPFRLDPTVGVSCPKIRFYDRPNTIQYAGYHPLSAYTGRTWAIGLMETDQGQYEQPGPTWFAHGAAMLVSRAVLKRAGYLDESFFLYYEELDWSMRIRQAGFRIYYQPKALIYHRESMSVGKENPMRVYYHTRNRLWFMRRNVSGLPLLVFYLYYLGLAVPKALVYYTVRGQRSYLNAVKAALIWNLKHSVKPPLSTASPVTIAV
- a CDS encoding O-antigen ligase family protein, coding for MNRHLGRGQFWLYTLLGGVYTVASGCLVSKMGMPGALMAVVAPVAFLLVLLVLMEPRWGLLLYVQLSFMLGFTRFIQTDVPVGLLIDGLLVLTVFSLFLNGQRMEWQRLRSLTFTLIALWLLYTLIELINPEAPYRPAWFYHVRPFSLHWFLVACIILVVPLTRRDVQIFVNTWLIWSFLAALWAFKQHYLGLTPAEVDWLNSGFNARTHMLFGQLRCFSFYSDAAQFGAEMAGVTLVALIRVFEERKPLIKGAYVLLTLVFFWGYAVSGTRSALFVLAAGFVFYLLLKRDVPKLLVGMALAVPLFLLLMYTSVGSSNYQVQRMRSALTPMNDPSFLLRLQNQEKLKTYLQDLPFGAGIGTSTDMGARFSPWHWAAQIPPDSWYVELWIETGWVGVTLYILMLLGLVGIGSYRVWQLKDPWLSMVMYGFLAEFVGIALMGYSNPVLGQFPTSSVIFISTILVATCNRWDTAPAAQNTVTESSIPPKPDWYEAI